ATAAATCTGAACGAAGTTTGCCATCCTGTTGATCCTATGgtttaaagaaaacacaataaattatCTATGGTTTTGTTTTAGGTGAAAGATTTGTctgttttgaataaactttaaaacaacttATAAGTGGAACAAAAAgtcattttcaataaattgacTGATTGCTAATATTTGACTGACAAAAAGAATTACATAAcctatattttagattttctttacattacTCGTTTATCTACCCTATGGAGCAGGTTCGCAGTGGATTTTTTACTGTAACAAAgcactattaaaaatatactagaGTTTGTAGTTCAAGATGTAATAATCAGTGACTTACTTGATTGACTGTTGTTATTTTCGTTTTTGTACTGGGAGAGGTTTTGTTGTCATTTTTACTATCTTCACTCTCCTCATCAGATATGACATTGTCATTCTCATTTTTACCACTTTTACCTGtcactgaatttaaaaattgctttaCCTTATGAACGAATTCGGGATTTTGCGACCGCATCGATCTCTTAATGTTTGCCTTTTCAGATTTCTCACTGCATGTGCTCAGTTGCGAGTTGGTACTACTACGTCTGGTACCTTGTACCTTATCCACTTCTACCAGAGAAGTCAAGCTTGCATCTAAGGGAGTTCTTGATTTTCTTGTCTTACTAGTTAGTTGTGTACATtcacttataatttttgacTCTTTGGCCGATTTAATAAGAGACTTCAGTTCCCTgctaatacttttattatgttctttttCAGATATATCAGAACTTGCTTCATTTTGGGATTCAATTGAAGTTTCTTTTTCTGAAGTTATTGAGGATATCGTAGATTCATCAATTTTGGTATCTACATCCTTAACAATTGACTTATTATCAACTACATTACCCTCTTGGTTCTGTGATTCAACAATTTCTGGCTCAATAACTTTTTTCTCTTCTTCTGCCTTTTGATCAGGTTGGTTCACCTGTTCTTCCTCCTCAGGCTGTTCCTTAGCTGCATATTGATGATCAGAAATAGTTTTACTGTTCTCTACttggattattttttcttgGCTCTCTTGGATTTTATcttcttcattattttttacatcacAGGATGAATCTGCTACTTCTATTGGTGTTGGCATTGATGAAGATATAGTTTTTACAGGAGACATTTCACATACAGGTGATGGTGATTTTGTTGACTTATTTGGACTCTTTTGTACACAAGACAGAGGTGATGGTGATTTTATTGAGGTAATTGAACTTTTACCCTCACATACTGGTGGTGATGTTGATTTAGTTGGGCTGTTATCCATGCAAGACATTGGTGATGGTGACGTTGACTTTGTTGGACTCTTCTCAACAATTGATGGTGACATAACCTTGGGTGCTGGGTCTTCCTCTTTTTGCTTATCTCTCTGGGGAGAGTTTGTGATTGATGTTTGCAATGAGTCAGTCTGTATTTTAGAAGTACCTTCACAGGATTGAGTCGACTGAACACAGTCATTCGTCTCAATGTTTTCTATATCTGCTGACTGCTGCAATGAATCTGGAGAATCTTCGTCTTGTATTTTCTCTATAACTATAATAGTTTCTACTACATCATTAGAGCCAGATATTTCTTGCATGTCTGTGACATCAGTGGTAGTCGACGACACGTCAGTCTCCATCTGGGCCTCCGAATTATCCTCCATCATCtgcagtaaaaataaacagttgcttgatatttttaacgtgACCTTTGTAATGGATAGAAAATTATACTACACAAATTGTCACTGCTTGTGACGTCCTAACAAAAGTATCTGAGTGTCGGGGACCGGTCATTACCCGATCTTTACCATCCATCCAGCCAGTTACCGACTCACTTTCCATACagtcatacaaaaatacatacaagaACTTACCACACTTCTAGTGTAACTCTTATGTGAATGATATAAACATACAACACAAAGGCagcttttactttataatactCGGTTTTTCGTATTAAACCATTTGTGTCACATATATATTTGCAGATAATACAATCGAAAAAATGAATACGTTCAACAATATTAACACATTGCCGAAGCACAACTGTTATATTATGTGCTTATATCGCTGCGTAGCTATTTCCTTGCCTCTTGATTGGTTAAACGACAAACAAGATAAAGATGGTCTTGTGATATATCAGTCTATcccttttattttgtaaaccgTTCGCTCTCACCACCACGTCTCTACTTATGCAGATTTATTCACTTTACAACAAATAAATGGATATAGTATAAGCCTATTTTGTGAATAGGtatattctaataaataacaGGTAATGATATATTCCTAAGttacttttgtattttcaataaagtaaaagaaataataattttcagatTATTGTTAAAGCAGCATcctattttacatttcaggCTCGAAAAAATTTGACTTCAAactttctatattaaaatttatattaaatattttatattttattaattcattccTGAAAGACGGACGAAAACGGAATTTGTTTTGATAGATTTGTTTGACAATGACACTTtcaaattattgatatttttatattttcatatctgTCACAGTAATTCAAAGAAATTCTGaacatatgaaataatttttaaggtttAAGGAAAACTGACCCCGATGGAATTTATTGagcttatattaattaataaattagacGGTGTGATATTGAAATACCCGCATCACGATAATGTAGAcggcacagtatgtattaCTGGACATCATTTGATTTTAAGCTCAAGAAAAGAAGGCGTACGTGAATTATGGGTATGatgtcttttaattttagtaaaatctaCCTCATTAGTGGTTCAACTACTATCCGTACGAAACCAAGATCAACCAACATGGTATCCTAAGGACAACTtaagcaataatttttttggatTCTTCTTAATTCAATGCCACCGACTAGCCTGGCTAGTttacttacattaaaaaattgctGCACTTTTATTTCCAGCTTTTACATAAGAATATAGATAGTAtagagaaaaaagaaaacaagcCAATAAATGGTATGGCACAAGGAGGTTCTCTTTTCCTAAAATGCAAGGACTTGAGAATATTCCAACTGGATATTGGTACCACCCCAGAACTAAATCTTGTTGCACAGACATTGGAAAATTTATCCAATATTCAAGATCCCAGTCAATTCTATCCATTCTTTTATAGACATATGCATCCTATTGTGGAAAATGGCTACACATTATACAGGTAACAATTTTACtgaagttttaatattactggAAAATCTAGtactaaaaattaacaacCATATAATCGAACATTAACGTAAGATTATCAAATAGTATTAAAGTAGATTTCCACTGCTTCAAACACTAGTACAATAGGTTTTCAACTCtgtctttctttttaaaataaccaagaaaaaaattatgttttacatacatatgttttgtttaataaatataacaaatatatttttctctcgTTTCAGTATTGAAGGTGAATTTACAAAGGTGTTAGCAAGTGAAGAATGGCGTGTGTCTCGTGTTAATCAGAATTACACTGTGTGTCCGGGATATGCTAAAGCTGTGGTAGTGCCTAAGTGTATTGATGATGAGACATTAGCAGCTGCAGCATCATTCAGACAGGGCGGTCGATTTCCTATCCTATCTTATAGACATAACAATggtgtaagtatttttttattcatactagaaaaacaaattttctatctacatttagtttttttgcatgtttgtaacaaataaatgcaAGAGCCTTAGTCTCTTCATACAAATATCCCCTTTctcacaatccatccatacttccTTCAGTATCTCTCTACCTTTGCAATGATTTATgctcaattatatttttgatttggaataacaaatgtttatatttaatactagctacCTTAAGTCTcgtcaaaattggtccagccATTGAACATTGGGCCTTGTGAACAGATATATGGACAAAAATCCGCAAcccaaatacatcatgtgtacaAATTGAGCATTGGTGGCTCAGGGATTAAGCATtagacttgcaatctgcaggccctgggttcgaatcccgccatgtatcaatgtgtttttcgatttgcgatttacatatgaacctttatctgacgttcttacggtaaaggaaaacatctgagaagaaattcatagctatgtgtgaagtcaactaacctgcactgggccagcatggttaactatggtctagtcactatagtgagctgatgatgttatgaaataatacatttttatttcgctTTTATACACTGCCATTTtagttaaatgttataataaaaaataaacatatccaTGCAAAGCTAAATTatgatagttttaatttattatttcaggcAGTGCTATTACGCGCAGGTCAACCATTGTCTGGTCCAAAACACAGGCGATGTAGACCTGATGAAGCCATATTGAACTCTGTAGTGAATGTCGGCATGAAGGGGATCATTTACGATTTAAGAAGTACCAATGCTATTTCACAGCAACAGAATAAAGGTTTGTAACAAcagttttacataatttgtatGCAACTTTATAAGTAAAGCAAAGATTTTAATTCTTCACTTTTCATTGcacatttaacaaaaaaaaattgccttcTTTGTACCTaagcaaaattttttttattcaagttttaaaacaGTGGAAATTGATCAATAGAAGTTAGTTTTtagttagatatttttttttggttttcttAGGGttatgatgttattttttcagGTGGAGGATCAGAAAGTGCGGCAAATTATTCTCAGTGGAAAATTTACAATAGATCAATGGATGACGTTGATAATCAACAGCAGCTGCTGGAGAGCTTCTCCAAACTTATTGAAGGTGTGGTTGTCTATTACAATGTTTGTCTTTGCCagcacgaaataaaaaaaaatctttttatgtcTCAGCCAACTTGATTCACGGGTTTCTTCgtctttttttaagttataaatagtgtaactttaattgtaacattaaATGTGTATGGTTAAAAAGGTAGAGGAacgaagaaagtatggatggattgtgtgtaAGAGTGAAGTAGTGAGttaattcagatatgacggctgatagagatatttaaaatagttgtaCATATTGTGCCGACCTTTTCAAAGACAGGATAATGTTCgttggtaaaaaataaacatccttAACATTGTTTTCAGCGTGCATTGACAAAGAGATATCTAGTGACAAGTGGATATCCCGGCTGGAGTCGTGTGGCTGGCCGGAGTCTGTGAGAAACTCCTTGCACACAGCCTGCATCGTCGCACAACATTTGCACcaagtaaatatgtatttattaatttataattattaatacagatTAAGATTAAGTATGGAGAATGTGCCCTCATTTGCACGGgcgctttttaaaaaaatctagaccAGGGATctccaaactattttggacaagtgacccccttttccaaaatcaACTGTTACCACGGCtttggccaaattacctacttttaatatcaattattattattaattctgacttaggtcaatagtagaagacagagtgagaattagcaatgctttgaGTTGATATCggacccctttgggaatccctgctCTAGAGCGTCAAAcgctttaaaataacttttgttaCGTTTTCTAAGCGCACAAAATACTGGGCGATAAaaaatttggatggatgattgaAAGTTTGTTGGatgttatctccagaacggttgcattgatttagataaatttttgtatagttTTAGAACACtatgtggaagaacacacaggctgctatgtttttttttgttgacaaagttgcgggcgatagctaattttaacataattgacgatgaagATACGATGGCGATGTTCGACCCACGGCCCACATATTGGTTGCTACATTGTTACTAATAAGCTAGATTTTGACAGAAAGCGGAATCCGTGTTGATCCACGGCACCCGCGGCGAGGACGCCACGCTGCTAGTCTGCTCCCTGGTGCAGATCATTCTGAACCCAGACTGTAGGACTATAAGAGGGTGAGTTGATGActtgtcaaaaaaatataacttatttactccaataagatattttacaaTGTACAAGCTGATTACTCTCTGAAGGGAATTGAAGGATACTTAATAACTTTTAGGGTATATTtcttatactaaattttattctaaggAGATCCTTAGATCCGTTACTAAGAGAGATCCCTTAGTGACTTTTGAATGACTCTCAGAGACATTCCATTTAACTATACTGACATAAAGTAGatagatttgattgtttgtttatttgcattgaGTCTAGAAAACTACTTAAcggatttgaaaaattctttcacagTTAGGAAGCTACGCTATTTCCGGgtgatatagttttttttttaatttagcgaAGACGAAGTCGTGAGCAACTGCTATAGATGTTATATTTGTATGATTGTACCAGTCTCCAGGCTCTGATAGAGCGCGAGTGGTTGCTGGGCGGGCACCCATTCGGCAGCCGGCAGCGCTCGGGCGCGTTCAGTCAGTCACAGCCGCGCCCCGCAGCAGCTCCCACATTCCCACTCTTCCTCGACTGCGTCAGACAGTTCCTGGAGCAGTTCCCCTGCAGCTTCGAGTACAGGCAATCCTTTCTCATCACTCTCTTCGAGCACTCCTATGCTAGTCAATTTGGTAAGTATCAAGAATAACTATGGAACATGTTCACTTCATCACATGACTcatactgattttttttataatatgttggtaataatatatgtaaataactaCCTCGCTAAACCACTTCCGTAGTATGTAGGTGTCGCACCTTCTTAATCaacattcaattttaaaaagaccaaaagaaagaaaacatataCCTGTTTACATATACCTCTAAATCTAAACTGTAATGtacaaaacttaaataacaTAGATATGTGaagaattacttatttttctaacaatatattatttagttttctcTTCAGGGCAATTACACTGTGTgttgtgttatttaaaatacataacaatttgttaatatatttcggagctaaatatattttagtgcGTTTCACAAAGGAATTTTTTACCCTTCACGCAGCTTGCCTGCAGCTGAAGACCTAGTATTATAACTAGTACCTTCGTACTACCTGACACAATATGTTTCTACGTGAATCTATAAattcccatttttttttattatttaaacaatgatgttatgtttttgttgttaCTAAGAGATATATCGCTgttgtacaaattttaaaaataaaatatttttcctcgTTAAAAAAACGtcgaagtaaaattaattgttctCACTTCAATGTGTCACTTGAttagtttatatatttcaggTACATTCCTGTGTGACAACGAGCAGGAGCGCTCAGTGCGCGGCGTGTACTCACAGACGACCAGCTTGTGGTCGTGGCTCAACCAGCCTGAGGAGTTGGCCGCCTTCATCAACCCACTTTATGACCCAACACCCAACGTCATCTGGCCCTCTGTAGCTCCAATGAGCTTCGTTATCTGGGAAGGTATGatatttgtctattttaatgtaacaatcACTGAGTATTTGAATGATTTGTCacttaaaaaagcaaaaaaataaaaatccaacTGAATGTACCGATCATGattagctcactatacgtccccact
This sequence is a window from Papilio machaon chromosome 3, ilPapMach1.1, whole genome shotgun sequence. Protein-coding genes within it:
- the LOC106712312 gene encoding myotubularin-related protein 9 — encoded protein: MEFIELILINKLDGVILKYPHHDNVDGTVCITGHHLILSSRKEGVRELWLLHKNIDSIEKKENKPINGMAQGGSLFLKCKDLRIFQLDIGTTPELNLVAQTLENLSNIQDPSQFYPFFYRHMHPIVENGYTLYSIEGEFTKVLASEEWRVSRVNQNYTVCPGYAKAVVVPKCIDDETLAAAASFRQGGRFPILSYRHNNGAVLLRAGQPLSGPKHRRCRPDEAILNSVVNVGMKGIIYDLRSTNAISQQQNKGGGSESAANYSQWKIYNRSMDDVDNQQQLLESFSKLIEACIDKEISSDKWISRLESCGWPESVRNSLHTACIVAQHLHQKAESVLIHGTRGEDATLLVCSLVQIILNPDCRTIRGLQALIEREWLLGGHPFGSRQRSGAFSQSQPRPAAAPTFPLFLDCVRQFLEQFPCSFEYRQSFLITLFEHSYASQFGTFLCDNEQERSVRGVYSQTTSLWSWLNQPEELAAFINPLYDPTPNVIWPSVAPMSFVIWEELYLRWLIPQDTEEREEQYRAIRTREQQLRAQAQQMRRELFELAHQYYNTEKAADI